The Syngnathus scovelli strain Florida chromosome 18, RoL_Ssco_1.2, whole genome shotgun sequence genome contains a region encoding:
- the LOC125986071 gene encoding uncharacterized protein translates to MTSASDQDRLFITLLFKMHPIRPECHPRPMLPTFPVGPRFSQATMMTGPNMYNVPQQIRPPVHLNSHAGFHNSQQLPHQWPVQNVLGPHPQQMMRAPSGMMMTPGAPQMVPVGFMNGEILFEQVHPLMSTAPPQNLFTTINTRKTEHVRERPYIKKPPNAFMLFANKYREVVTMQLEKRDSASVHVALGKMWKLLPQADRDKYYEEADAQKRRHAQLYPRWSTCENYGKRRKRRKSKIHTGVSKDTPDTEVPHANRMCLSTVQKDIMVSEELDSSSETMHYNSQPPSALDSEESVEALIEEKKFVQMPCGKNELSIAPDVQTQGETLENDHALNLLDCMLLSPASQIELQSVEDGFQLLLEHFEPQGLPLLTEAEEYTKSLSLGESQQLIIKLFEGPALTGNLKVETQLDLAVQGHTVAAGPSKPLNKPIQVALEHLDTKEDIQPRLIAHCQTLVAESLKQDVLNQAPLRLLETSSSTSLSSKEKTQTTPSESKITPVLNPVSTHHHKSESSRLLSQDTEIQATPADFETSAQSQKLVSIQSLSKDKLSVPLPHVETLSAASQSRDGDLLQCLSFGDELQF, encoded by the exons aTGACAAGCGCCTCGGATCAAGATCGattatttattactttattattCAAAATGCACCCGATCAGGCCGGAGTGCCATCCTCGGCCTATGCTCCCCACTTTCCCAGTGGGGCCTCGTTTTTCACAGGCTACAATGATGACGGGTCCTAATATGTACAATGTACCGCAGCAGATCAGACCACCGGTTCATCTCAATAGTCATGCCGGGTTCCATAATAGTCAG CAACTACCACATCAATGGCctgttcaaaatgtcctcggccCACATCCTCAACAAATG ATGAGGGCTCCATCAGGCATGATGATGACGCCCGGGGCCCCTCAGATGGTACCTGTTGGTTTTAT GAATGGAGAAATTTTGTTTGAGCAGGTGCATCCTTTAATGTCTACAGCCCCTCCTCAAAACCTCTTCACAACAAT TAACACAAGGAAGACTGAACATGTGCGGGAGCGACCCTACATAAAGAAGCCACCAAATGCCTTTATGTTGTTTGCAAATAAGTACAGAGAAGTTGTCACCATGCAGTTGGAAAAGAGAGACAGTGCATCTGTTCACGTGGCCCTCGGAAAAATG TGGAAGTTGCTACCACAGGCCGACAGGGATAAATATTACGAAGAAGCCGATGCTCAGAAAAGACGTCACGCTCAACTTTATCCTCGCTGGTCCACCTGTGAAAACTAT GGGAAACGCAGGAAGCGGCGGAAGAGTAAAATTCACACCGGTGTTTCAA AGGATACACCCGATACCGAAGTTCCCCACGCCAACAGGATGTGCCTTTCTACAGTCCAGAAAGACATCATGGTATCTGAAGAACTGGACTCATCTTCAGAAACCATGCATTACAACTCCCAGCCTCCTTCCGCACTCGATTCAGAGGAGTCCGTCGAAGCACTGATTGAGGAAAAGAAATTCGTGCAGATGCCGTGTGGCAAAAATGAACTTTCCATTGCTCCCGATGTACAGACTCAGGGAGAGACTCTTGAGAACGACCATGCGCTGAATCTCCTAGATTGCATGCTTCTTTCCCCTGCTTCCCAGATTGAGCTTCAGAGTGTCGAAGATGGCTTCCAACTGTTACTGGAGCATTTTGAGCCTCAGGGGCTCCCGTTACTCACAGAAGCGGAGGAGTACACCAAGTCCCTGAGTTTAGGAGAATCGCAGCAGCTTATCATCAAGTTGTTTGAAGGTCCCGCGCTGACAGGGAATTTAAAAGTGGAGACTCAGCTGGACCTGGCTGTGCAGGGACACACAGTTGCAGCCGGCCCCTCCAAGCCTCTGAACAAACCCATCCAAGTAGCACTGGAGCATCTAGACACAAAAGAAGATATACAACCACGCCTCATCGCACACTGCCAGACACTAGTGGCCGAGAGCCTAAAGCAAGATGTGCTGAATCAAGCACCACTTCGACTTCTTGAGACATCCTCATCCACTTCACTCAGTTCCAAGGAAAAGACCCAAACCACGCCTAGCGAATCGAAAATAACACCGGTATTAAATCCCGTCTCTACGCATCATCACAAATCGGAATCCTCCAGACTGCTGAGTCAAGACACAGAGATCCAAGCGACGCCAGCAGACTTTGAGACATCTGCTCAAAGTCAGAAGTTAGTGTCCATTCAGTCTCTGAGCAAGGACAAGCTCTCGGTGCCGCTGCCTCATGTTGAAACCCTGTCCGCCGCGTCACAATCAAGAGATGGcgatctgcttcagtgtctcagTTTTGGCGATGAGCTACAATTTTAG